The proteins below come from a single Thalassoglobus sp. JC818 genomic window:
- a CDS encoding DUF1501 domain-containing protein produces MPRQITRRHHLQQLTAGSIGVSLAGLQGRTLEAATSFQNPGPHHRPAAKRVIFLFMHGGPSQVDLFDYKPELQKRDGGQIPFDVPDNLDAKTTLMASPWKFQQYGESGQWVSELLPHLAKKVDEISLIKSMHSKGQSHGQAVSMLHTGSDNLVRPSVGAWISYGLGKENHDLPAFVAIGPSSGHGGPRNYGSAFLPTEHQATTIGRQGKLGDATIEHLHASTSEDGTRQHRRLELIQSLNQTHLDRIGRDPRITGMIESYDLASRMQRVAPQVLDLSQESQATHELYGTDKKETENFGRQCLLGRRLLEAGVRYVELSTGNVWDQHGGLKEGHTKNALATDQPIAALLTDLKARGLLEDTVVVWGGEFGRTPTVQGSNGRDHNPQGFCTWLAGGGVKAGFSHGETDDFGYHAAIDRVHMHDLHATILHLLGINHEQLTYRYAGRDFRLTDVAGRVVNEIIA; encoded by the coding sequence ATGCCACGACAGATCACCCGTCGTCATCATCTTCAGCAACTGACCGCCGGAAGCATTGGCGTGTCACTCGCTGGTCTTCAGGGCCGAACACTCGAAGCAGCCACCAGCTTTCAGAATCCGGGGCCGCACCATCGCCCGGCGGCCAAGCGAGTGATTTTTCTGTTCATGCATGGCGGTCCGAGTCAGGTGGACCTGTTTGACTACAAGCCGGAACTTCAGAAACGAGACGGCGGTCAAATCCCCTTCGATGTTCCCGATAACCTCGATGCCAAAACAACGTTGATGGCATCTCCGTGGAAGTTTCAACAGTACGGAGAATCTGGACAGTGGGTTTCTGAACTCCTGCCGCATCTCGCCAAGAAAGTTGATGAGATCTCACTCATCAAATCGATGCACAGCAAGGGACAGTCCCATGGGCAGGCCGTTTCCATGCTGCACACCGGGAGTGACAATCTTGTTCGCCCATCTGTAGGAGCCTGGATTTCCTACGGACTCGGAAAAGAGAATCACGATCTTCCAGCTTTTGTTGCGATCGGTCCAAGCAGCGGCCATGGAGGTCCTCGTAACTATGGGTCCGCTTTTCTTCCGACGGAACATCAGGCAACAACGATCGGACGTCAGGGAAAATTGGGCGACGCCACGATCGAACACTTACATGCTTCGACGAGCGAAGATGGCACACGTCAACACCGGCGTCTCGAACTCATTCAGTCGCTGAATCAAACGCATCTCGATCGAATCGGGCGTGACCCTCGAATCACGGGGATGATCGAGTCGTACGATCTAGCAAGTCGAATGCAACGCGTCGCTCCGCAAGTGCTCGATTTGTCGCAAGAGTCACAGGCGACTCATGAACTGTATGGAACGGACAAGAAGGAGACCGAAAACTTCGGTCGGCAATGTCTTCTGGGTCGGCGACTGCTGGAGGCTGGAGTTCGCTATGTTGAACTCTCCACCGGAAACGTTTGGGACCAACACGGTGGTCTGAAAGAAGGACATACCAAAAACGCCCTCGCAACGGATCAACCGATCGCCGCTCTTCTGACTGATTTGAAAGCTCGAGGTCTCCTTGAGGATACCGTCGTTGTCTGGGGCGGAGAGTTTGGACGGACACCGACTGTGCAAGGGAGCAACGGGCGAGATCACAACCCGCAGGGATTCTGTACGTGGCTCGCAGGTGGTGGTGTCAAAGCTGGCTTCTCACACGGAGAAACAGATGATTTCGGTTATCATGCAGCAATCGACCGAGTTCACATGCACGACCTGCATGCAACGATCCTCCACCTGCTCGGAATCAACCACGAACAACTGACCTATCGATATGCCGGTCGCGACTTCCGTCTGACCGATGTGGCGGGCAGAGTGGTCAACGAAATCATTGCCTAG
- a CDS encoding arylsulfatase, with the protein MRDLRANSSTGWASNIFRCLHTLSAVVIGFLLFAIEAYSEVLAKSPLDQTRPNVILILADDMALGDLSCLNGNRTKTPHLDQLKEESVWFSQAYSGSPVCAPARAALLTGRYPHRTGVVTLNMVDYPELTRLRLDETTMADIFRKNGYRTGLIGKWHLGLGSEYHPLNRGFDVFEGFSGHLYVPNYFKYKLQVQNETQQFQDRYLTDDFTDRAINFVTQNAERPFFLHLAHYAPHRPLGAPEEKIRYFLEQGFDKQTSTVYAMIEVLDEGIGRLLYQLDELGIREQTLILFASDNGPDPVIAERFNLNLRGTKYMVNEGGIHVPLMVNWKKTFAPHVIDRPVHFTDVLPTLIEVCRLEHSPTNRLDGVSFVTSLTTESPAERNTPLFWQWNRTTPRYSHNASIREGNWKLVRPFVTRNVPKGDSSEPAELFNLEQDPFETNDLSASEPELTQRMLQQLQDWSNEVESSRTRPQAETTKSSDPQN; encoded by the coding sequence TTGCGTGATCTTCGAGCGAATTCGTCAACGGGATGGGCGTCCAATATCTTCCGTTGTCTTCATACGTTGAGTGCCGTTGTCATTGGATTCTTGCTGTTCGCTATCGAGGCTTACTCGGAAGTCCTTGCGAAATCCCCGTTGGATCAGACTCGCCCGAATGTGATTCTGATTCTCGCGGACGACATGGCTCTCGGCGATCTCTCCTGCCTCAACGGGAACCGCACCAAGACTCCGCATCTTGACCAGCTTAAAGAAGAAAGTGTCTGGTTCTCACAGGCTTACTCCGGATCTCCCGTCTGTGCTCCTGCTCGGGCTGCGTTGCTAACGGGGCGATACCCTCACCGGACGGGAGTCGTAACGCTGAACATGGTCGACTACCCGGAGCTAACTCGTCTTCGGCTCGACGAAACGACGATGGCAGACATCTTTCGGAAAAATGGCTATCGGACCGGTCTGATCGGGAAGTGGCACTTGGGGCTCGGTTCCGAGTACCACCCACTCAATCGTGGATTCGATGTCTTCGAAGGGTTCTCAGGACACCTATATGTCCCTAACTATTTTAAATACAAGCTGCAAGTTCAAAACGAGACACAGCAATTCCAAGATCGTTATTTGACCGACGATTTCACCGACCGAGCGATCAACTTTGTGACTCAAAACGCCGAGCGACCGTTCTTTCTTCATCTTGCTCATTACGCTCCGCATCGGCCGCTCGGAGCTCCAGAAGAGAAGATCAGGTACTTTCTTGAGCAAGGATTCGACAAGCAAACATCAACCGTTTACGCCATGATCGAAGTTCTCGATGAGGGAATCGGTCGGCTCCTGTATCAACTCGACGAACTCGGAATTCGCGAGCAAACTCTTATTCTGTTCGCGAGCGATAATGGGCCCGATCCGGTTATTGCTGAACGGTTCAACCTGAACCTGAGAGGGACGAAGTACATGGTCAACGAAGGCGGGATTCACGTTCCATTGATGGTCAACTGGAAGAAGACCTTCGCCCCTCATGTTATCGACCGCCCTGTCCATTTCACCGACGTACTGCCCACCCTGATCGAAGTTTGCCGCCTCGAACACTCGCCAACCAATCGGCTGGATGGTGTCAGCTTTGTAACGAGTCTGACAACGGAATCCCCCGCAGAGCGCAACACCCCATTGTTCTGGCAGTGGAACCGAACGACGCCAAGGTACTCGCACAACGCGTCGATACGCGAAGGAAACTGGAAGCTCGTCCGTCCGTTTGTCACTCGCAATGTCCCGAAAGGAGATTCGTCGGAACCGGCCGAGTTATTCAATCTTGAACAAGATCCCTTCGAGACCAATGATCTGTCAGCGAGTGAACCGGAACTGACCCAGCGAATGCTTCAACAGTTGCAAGACTGGTCAAACGAGGTTGAATCCTCACGTACTCGCCCACAGGCCGAAACTACGAAAAGCTCGGACCCGCAGAATTAG
- a CDS encoding DUF1553 domain-containing protein, with protein sequence MCRFLFWTTLPLLFSLQAVADSAGIEFFEQKIRPVLIKHCYECHSVETKSVKGGLLVDSAAGLLNGGDSGPSLVAGRPDESVLLEALRYESYEMPPSGKLPEEVIQDFEKWVSMGAPDSRTDPVKGGSESKEIDFEAARQFWAFQPPESHVVPTVQDVEWPRSWIDSFVLSELEAHDLQPMPDVERSSLIRRIAYDLTGLPPSLDDLKALDEDASPKAIEAFIDRLLASQRFAEHWARHWLDVARYADSNGADFNATFHNAWRYRNYVIDTFHEDRPFDEFVREQIAGDFLDAESMEETSRNLIATGFLMVGTKMLSERDKEKLRMDVVDEQINSIGKVFLGMTVGCARCHDHKFDPIPTSDYYALAGILRSTQTLDGEIQKYVSNWTRQPLPMTEEHEQSLAEYNARVQKLEKEIKEAQTELTQLEDSSTRSLILEQGILIDDSEAKLIGNWKSSTYSKNFIGKGYIHDDKQDLGQKKVIFEVNVPEDGEYEVRLAFPGSGGRASNVPVVIDHAEGSATISVDQTKRAKLLTMLQPVGRFPIQADKPFVVTISNTDTNGYVIVDALQVVNVNELSEENTEAADENLAKIEAQREHLDQLKARLKEVKDDAPPPAPVALAVREAEDQGDYSICIRGEPRNLGAKVPRGFLTVATYDSAPEIPAGQSGRLSLAEWLADPQNPLTARVYVNRVWQHLIGHGLVRSVDNFGHLGERPSHPQLLDQLAVEFIQHNWSTKWLIREIVLSRTYQQTSEHDESRWKIDPENRLLWRMNRKPLSAEQIRDTMLQATGSLDDSQTESPVAALGTLVSQNNPNDAKVQLASTNTRTIYQPVIRNELSSLMRVFDFADPDFVTGRRAETTVPTQSLWMLNSPMISERSQIIGKQITELAELTSEEKVQALYRRILGRTATSQEAEVAIQFVSPFEQSPAVGTNSESDSKTPEIEPNAEDWADLAHAIIASSTFRMLD encoded by the coding sequence GTGTGCCGATTTTTATTCTGGACGACTTTACCCCTCCTGTTCTCCCTGCAAGCGGTTGCTGACTCTGCTGGGATTGAGTTCTTCGAACAGAAAATCCGCCCCGTTCTGATCAAACATTGCTACGAGTGTCACTCCGTCGAAACCAAATCTGTGAAGGGAGGTCTGCTCGTCGATTCGGCAGCTGGACTCCTGAATGGGGGCGACTCGGGACCTTCGCTCGTCGCGGGTCGACCCGACGAGAGTGTGCTGCTTGAAGCACTGAGATACGAGTCTTACGAAATGCCGCCGTCGGGGAAGCTCCCGGAAGAAGTCATACAGGACTTTGAAAAGTGGGTCAGCATGGGTGCTCCTGATTCGCGCACAGACCCGGTCAAAGGAGGCAGCGAGTCGAAAGAAATTGACTTCGAAGCAGCCCGGCAGTTCTGGGCATTCCAGCCACCTGAATCACATGTCGTCCCGACGGTTCAGGATGTGGAATGGCCGAGAAGCTGGATCGACTCCTTTGTTCTCAGTGAGTTGGAAGCACATGACCTTCAACCGATGCCCGACGTCGAACGATCAAGCCTCATCCGTCGAATTGCTTACGATCTAACTGGGCTGCCGCCTTCGCTCGACGATCTGAAAGCCCTTGATGAGGACGCGAGCCCGAAGGCAATCGAAGCGTTCATTGACCGGCTCCTGGCATCACAAAGATTTGCCGAACATTGGGCCCGACACTGGCTCGACGTCGCGCGGTATGCTGATTCCAACGGTGCGGACTTCAACGCGACATTTCACAATGCGTGGCGTTACCGCAACTATGTCATCGACACCTTCCACGAAGACCGTCCATTCGACGAATTTGTGCGAGAACAAATTGCTGGCGACTTTCTCGACGCAGAGTCAATGGAAGAGACTTCTCGAAATTTGATCGCCACCGGTTTCCTGATGGTCGGAACCAAGATGCTCAGCGAGCGCGACAAAGAGAAGCTGCGGATGGATGTGGTCGACGAACAGATCAACTCGATCGGCAAAGTCTTTCTTGGAATGACGGTCGGATGCGCCCGTTGTCACGATCACAAATTCGACCCGATTCCAACGTCAGACTACTACGCTCTCGCTGGCATTCTTCGCAGCACGCAGACTCTTGACGGGGAGATCCAGAAGTACGTCTCGAACTGGACGCGTCAGCCTCTCCCGATGACAGAGGAGCATGAACAATCGCTGGCAGAATACAACGCGAGAGTTCAAAAGCTGGAAAAAGAGATCAAAGAAGCACAGACCGAGCTGACTCAACTTGAGGATTCATCGACTCGCTCTTTGATCCTCGAACAAGGCATTCTAATTGATGATTCCGAGGCAAAGCTGATTGGCAACTGGAAGTCGTCGACCTATTCCAAGAACTTCATCGGCAAAGGGTACATTCACGACGACAAGCAAGATCTCGGGCAAAAGAAGGTCATCTTTGAAGTCAATGTTCCGGAAGATGGAGAGTATGAAGTGCGGCTCGCTTTTCCCGGATCGGGTGGCCGTGCCAGCAATGTTCCGGTTGTTATCGATCACGCAGAAGGGTCAGCGACGATTTCAGTCGATCAAACCAAGCGGGCCAAACTGCTGACGATGCTTCAGCCTGTGGGACGATTCCCGATTCAAGCCGACAAGCCGTTCGTTGTCACAATCTCAAACACAGACACCAATGGGTACGTCATTGTCGACGCGTTGCAAGTCGTCAATGTGAATGAACTATCTGAAGAAAACACCGAAGCTGCCGATGAAAACCTCGCCAAAATCGAGGCGCAGCGAGAGCACCTGGATCAGTTAAAAGCCCGCCTCAAGGAAGTTAAAGACGATGCTCCGCCCCCTGCACCTGTCGCACTGGCGGTTCGTGAAGCAGAGGATCAAGGTGACTATTCAATTTGCATCCGCGGTGAGCCCAGAAACCTCGGCGCGAAAGTGCCTCGCGGATTCCTGACAGTCGCCACTTACGATTCAGCTCCGGAGATTCCTGCTGGTCAGAGTGGTCGCCTCAGCCTGGCTGAATGGCTGGCCGACCCGCAGAATCCGTTGACAGCTCGCGTTTATGTCAATCGCGTCTGGCAGCATCTCATTGGTCATGGTCTCGTGCGCAGCGTCGACAACTTTGGGCACTTGGGGGAACGACCTTCTCATCCTCAGCTGCTCGATCAGTTGGCTGTTGAATTCATTCAGCACAACTGGTCGACGAAATGGCTCATCCGAGAAATCGTGCTGAGTCGGACCTATCAGCAGACGAGCGAACACGATGAATCTCGTTGGAAGATCGATCCGGAAAATCGTCTGTTGTGGCGGATGAATCGCAAGCCGCTCTCTGCCGAACAGATCCGAGACACGATGCTGCAAGCTACGGGAAGTCTGGATGATTCACAGACAGAATCTCCGGTGGCAGCATTGGGAACTCTCGTTTCACAAAACAATCCGAACGATGCGAAAGTTCAACTTGCCTCGACAAACACACGCACGATTTATCAACCGGTGATTCGAAATGAGCTTTCCTCTCTGATGAGAGTCTTCGACTTTGCGGACCCAGATTTCGTGACTGGTCGCCGGGCCGAAACGACAGTGCCCACCCAATCGTTGTGGATGTTGAATTCGCCGATGATTTCGGAACGATCGCAAATCATTGGCAAGCAGATTACCGAACTGGCCGAGTTGACCAGTGAAGAGAAAGTCCAAGCGTTGTATCGCCGAATTCTGGGGCGAACCGCAACAAGTCAGGAGGCTGAAGTTGCGATTCAATTCGTTTCGCCATTCGAGCAATCACCGGCTGTCGGAACGAATTCCGAGAGCGATTCTAAGACACCTGAGATAGAGCCGAACGCAGAGGACTGGGCTGACCTTGCCCATGCCATCATCGCATCATCGACATTTCGGATGCTCGACTAG
- a CDS encoding DNA translocase FtsK 4TM domain-containing protein yields the protein MIDYHRLKTDLLALGLFAVTLFIGLALYSYDPADPPSNLVYPARSQAMNLCGPTGALLSHALVNTFGLGAWFLLFGMFCLDIGLFSRKQIADPFIRMVGVVAMLISLCLLLQLAVPRLPASPLIGSGGYLGAWGKVLLTERFSVVGSTVIIGTIFSVGLLLATETVLFRLTLRVLKALIRPVTWLVTQFYKRRSERQKALLERAREIETASDSVAEIQNEEVQDDEPEIEHRVPTEFKVNPPITVASRNNSVLGKMFRPKTSESLQHVELPSLDILEEAEEFPFELLAKKAQEAAAVLERTFDEFGLNVKVAEIDTGPVVTQFELELEAGLRISKVVNLADDLAVALRVPAVRVVSPIPGKNTVGVEVPNEKQVTVRLKELAEACSEQAEKMAVPIFLGKDVSGRPLVVDMTKMPHLLIAGRTGTGKSVCLNTLITSILMTRSPEDVRMLMIDPKMVELSPYTKIPHLMNPVITDMKKAEAVLAWAVDKMEERYDMLARVGVRHLDSYNKLGRETVLDRMGLTEDDEEADQVPERMPYIVIIADEMADLMMTNGKEVESHIIRLAQKSRAVGIHLVLATQKPTVDVITGLIKSNLPARISFQVASRTDSRVVLDEMGADKLLGNGDMLYLAPGTSNLTRAQGTYVSDDEVNSIINFYSDYEPRYSPEIAQATKAASSAGAMSGGVSTERDDLYSQAVQIVLREGRGSVSLLQRAMGVGYGRAARMIDHMAEDGIVGDYNGSKCREVICSYEEWEERQQQMEMAY from the coding sequence ATGATCGATTACCATCGCCTAAAAACCGACCTGCTGGCGCTGGGGCTGTTCGCTGTCACTTTGTTCATCGGATTGGCCCTGTACAGCTACGATCCGGCGGATCCACCGTCGAATCTGGTTTACCCTGCGCGGTCACAAGCAATGAACCTCTGTGGACCGACTGGTGCCCTCCTCTCTCACGCGCTCGTGAATACATTTGGATTGGGAGCCTGGTTTCTGCTGTTCGGGATGTTCTGTCTGGACATTGGACTCTTCTCCCGAAAGCAAATTGCTGACCCATTCATTCGAATGGTCGGAGTTGTGGCGATGTTGATATCGCTGTGTCTGCTCTTGCAACTCGCTGTTCCACGCTTGCCAGCCTCTCCACTCATCGGAAGCGGCGGCTATCTTGGAGCATGGGGAAAAGTCCTGCTGACCGAACGATTTTCAGTCGTTGGTTCCACAGTCATCATCGGGACGATCTTCTCAGTCGGCTTGCTGTTGGCGACGGAAACGGTTCTGTTTCGTCTCACGCTCCGCGTACTCAAGGCTCTGATCCGCCCTGTGACATGGTTGGTGACGCAGTTCTACAAACGTCGAAGCGAACGTCAGAAGGCACTGCTTGAACGTGCACGTGAAATCGAAACCGCATCGGACTCAGTCGCAGAAATTCAAAACGAAGAAGTGCAAGACGACGAGCCTGAAATCGAACACCGGGTGCCGACGGAATTCAAAGTCAATCCTCCGATCACTGTCGCATCGCGCAACAACAGCGTACTCGGGAAGATGTTCCGTCCGAAGACTTCAGAGTCGCTTCAGCATGTCGAACTCCCCTCGTTGGACATTCTCGAAGAAGCTGAAGAATTTCCGTTTGAACTCCTCGCCAAGAAAGCTCAGGAAGCAGCCGCGGTTCTCGAACGAACATTCGACGAATTTGGTCTCAACGTGAAAGTCGCTGAGATCGACACGGGTCCGGTGGTGACTCAATTCGAACTCGAACTTGAAGCGGGGCTGCGAATTTCTAAGGTTGTCAACCTGGCGGACGATCTGGCTGTCGCGCTGCGCGTTCCAGCTGTTCGTGTGGTCTCACCGATTCCCGGGAAGAATACCGTTGGAGTTGAAGTTCCAAACGAAAAACAAGTGACCGTCCGGTTGAAAGAACTCGCCGAAGCCTGCTCTGAACAGGCTGAGAAAATGGCGGTCCCGATCTTTCTCGGAAAAGACGTGAGTGGCCGTCCACTCGTCGTCGACATGACCAAGATGCCTCACCTGTTGATTGCTGGACGAACAGGAACCGGAAAGAGTGTGTGTCTCAACACGCTGATCACCTCCATCCTGATGACGCGATCGCCGGAAGATGTGCGCATGCTGATGATTGACCCGAAAATGGTCGAACTCAGTCCGTACACCAAAATTCCTCACCTGATGAACCCTGTCATCACTGACATGAAAAAGGCTGAGGCTGTTTTGGCTTGGGCAGTCGACAAAATGGAAGAGCGCTACGACATGCTGGCCCGTGTCGGAGTGCGTCATCTCGACAGCTACAACAAGCTGGGACGGGAAACCGTTCTGGATCGAATGGGTCTCACCGAAGACGACGAAGAAGCCGATCAGGTTCCTGAGCGGATGCCATACATCGTGATCATTGCCGACGAAATGGCCGACCTCATGATGACGAACGGCAAGGAAGTCGAATCACACATTATTCGACTTGCTCAAAAGTCCCGAGCTGTCGGAATTCACCTTGTACTGGCAACTCAAAAACCGACCGTGGACGTCATCACTGGTTTGATCAAATCAAACTTGCCGGCTCGAATCTCCTTCCAGGTTGCCTCCCGAACGGACAGCCGCGTCGTGCTTGACGAAATGGGCGCTGACAAGCTTCTCGGAAACGGAGACATGTTGTACCTCGCTCCCGGAACGAGCAACCTGACTCGTGCTCAGGGAACGTACGTGAGTGACGACGAAGTCAACTCGATCATCAACTTCTACAGCGACTACGAGCCGCGTTACTCACCGGAAATTGCTCAAGCAACTAAGGCAGCGAGTTCCGCCGGAGCGATGAGTGGTGGGGTTTCGACCGAACGAGACGATCTCTACTCGCAAGCTGTTCAGATCGTCCTGCGGGAAGGTCGCGGAAGCGTTTCCCTTCTGCAACGAGCGATGGGAGTTGGGTACGGCCGAGCGGCGAGAATGATCGATCACATGGCCGAGGATGGTATTGTCGGCGATTACAACGGTTCCAAATGCCGTGAAGTCATTTGCAGCTACGAAGAGTGGGAAGAACGCCAACAGCAAATGGAAATGGCTTATTGA